In one Vibrio sp. VB16 genomic region, the following are encoded:
- a CDS encoding substrate-binding periplasmic protein — MAKILTFILGFFLTYQAYADIRILTFASPPLVNFHNDDHADTRYYFTGFSVDLIDKVFTESNIKYSMQSKPIKRALYETSQKSNTCTFPIDRTQDRESKYRWIGPVAINRYALYSAPNAEVELTTLIDAKPYTLAAYAGTGIANYLNERNFEMYETKSLEHGLQMLNNNRVQLWVADTNSAKLLAEKTDISLLDPELIFFTSISFMACNIDTPESELIKLEAKLKHMYQSGEAQKTLHLDD; from the coding sequence ATGGCAAAAATACTAACCTTTATTTTGGGCTTTTTCTTGACCTATCAAGCCTATGCGGATATCCGAATATTGACGTTTGCTTCGCCCCCACTAGTCAATTTTCATAATGACGACCATGCTGATACTAGGTATTATTTTACCGGATTTTCCGTCGATTTAATCGACAAAGTATTTACCGAAAGCAATATCAAGTACTCGATGCAAAGTAAGCCTATAAAACGAGCACTTTATGAAACTAGCCAGAAATCAAATACGTGCACCTTTCCGATTGACCGAACGCAAGACCGAGAATCAAAATACAGATGGATAGGGCCTGTCGCCATTAATCGATATGCATTATACAGCGCCCCTAACGCAGAGGTTGAATTAACCACGTTAATAGACGCAAAACCTTATACTCTTGCTGCCTATGCAGGAACTGGTATCGCGAATTATTTGAACGAACGTAATTTCGAAATGTATGAAACCAAAAGCCTAGAACACGGTTTGCAAATGTTGAACAATAATCGAGTCCAATTGTGGGTTGCTGACACCAACTCGGCAAAATTATTGGCGGAAAAAACAGACATTAGCCTTCTAGACCCGGAACTCATTTTCTTTACCAGTATCAGTTTTATGGCCTGTAATATCGATACACCAGAATCAGAACTAATTAAACTCGAGGCGAAACTAAAACATATGTATCAATCTGGAGAAGCGCAAAAAACCCTTCATTTAGATGATTAA